In the Rhodothermus sp. genome, one interval contains:
- the trpE gene encoding anthranilate synthase component I gives MVHPVTEDKTAHRELGGGLFSLGPMTFEAFHRLIDAHRAAGHTHLFVPVFRRLGADLLTPVSAFLKLRGHEPGAFLLESVEGGEKLGRYSFLGVRPYLTVEVRDGQVVLRRSDAEPERATEGFFDTMRRLLRRYHPVQVSELPRFTGGAVGYLGYDMIRQLEHLPSSPPDDLGLPEACWNFYDTVVAFDHVRHQLVLMAGVFVAPDTDLRIAYDEAVTRLDGLTNTLAQASLEVPEPVALPETPLASNFTRQAFCEAVCRAKAYIYEGDIFQVVLSQRFATPYAGDRFNLYRALRQVNPSPYLFYIDFGELALIGSSPEVLVRVEQGRAEVLPIAGTRPRGRTPEEDRALEAELEADPKEQAEHLMLVDLGRNDLGRVCRFGTVQVERFAFVVHYSHVMHLVSLVSGELDPRYDALDALAACFPAGTVSGAPKVRAMEIIDELEPTRRGIYAGAVGYMDFSGNLDTCIAIRTMVVRNGTIYVQAGAGIVADSDPEREYEETVNKARALVEAMRVAASGLL, from the coding sequence ATGGTGCATCCTGTTACGGAAGACAAGACGGCCCACCGCGAGCTTGGCGGTGGGCTTTTTTCGTTAGGTCCTATGACGTTCGAGGCGTTCCACAGGTTGATCGACGCGCACCGGGCCGCCGGCCACACCCACCTGTTCGTGCCGGTCTTTCGACGGCTGGGGGCTGATCTGCTCACGCCGGTGTCGGCCTTTCTGAAGCTGCGCGGGCATGAACCCGGTGCCTTCCTGCTGGAAAGCGTCGAGGGCGGCGAAAAGCTGGGACGCTATTCGTTCCTGGGCGTGCGGCCATACCTGACCGTAGAGGTACGCGACGGACAGGTGGTGCTCAGACGGTCGGATGCGGAGCCTGAGAGGGCGACCGAGGGCTTTTTCGACACCATGCGGCGGCTGCTCCGCCGGTATCATCCGGTGCAGGTGTCTGAGCTTCCGCGCTTTACCGGGGGGGCTGTGGGGTACCTGGGTTACGACATGATCCGGCAGCTGGAACACCTGCCCTCTTCACCGCCTGATGATCTGGGATTGCCTGAGGCCTGCTGGAACTTCTACGACACCGTTGTAGCTTTTGACCACGTGCGGCACCAGCTTGTGCTCATGGCCGGTGTCTTTGTGGCGCCCGACACCGATCTACGGATCGCCTACGACGAAGCCGTTACCCGGTTGGATGGGCTGACCAACACCCTGGCACAGGCATCGCTGGAAGTGCCTGAACCGGTCGCGCTACCCGAGACACCGCTTGCCTCGAACTTCACCCGCCAGGCCTTCTGCGAGGCGGTCTGCCGCGCCAAAGCCTATATTTACGAAGGGGATATCTTCCAGGTGGTGCTTTCGCAGCGGTTCGCCACGCCGTATGCGGGCGATCGCTTCAATCTGTACCGGGCGCTGCGCCAGGTCAATCCGTCGCCGTACCTGTTCTACATCGATTTCGGTGAGTTGGCGCTGATCGGTTCGTCGCCCGAAGTACTGGTGCGTGTCGAGCAGGGGCGGGCCGAAGTGTTGCCTATCGCCGGCACACGACCCCGAGGACGCACGCCCGAAGAGGACCGAGCGCTGGAGGCTGAGCTGGAGGCTGATCCGAAGGAGCAGGCCGAACACCTGATGCTGGTCGATCTGGGGCGAAATGATCTGGGGCGTGTCTGCCGCTTCGGTACGGTCCAGGTCGAGCGTTTCGCTTTTGTGGTGCACTATTCGCACGTGATGCATCTGGTCTCGCTGGTGTCCGGTGAGCTCGATCCACGTTATGATGCACTCGATGCGCTGGCAGCATGCTTCCCGGCCGGCACGGTCAGCGGGGCTCCCAAGGTACGGGCCATGGAGATTATCGATGAGCTGGAACCCACGCGTCGGGGTATCTATGCCGGGGCTGTGGGCTATATGGATTTTTCAGGCAACCTGGACACCTGCATTGCCATCCGTACCATGGTGGTCCGTAACGGCACCATCTATGTGCAGGCCGGGGCAGGCATCGTAGCCGATAGTGACCCCGAACGCGAATACGAGGAAACCGTTAACAAAGCCCGGGCGCTGGTCGAGGCCATGCGCGTCGCCGCGTCCGGCCTGCTGTAA